From Paenibacillus sp. FSL H8-0537:
GCTGCGGATTTGATGTTGTTGTGGCGGATTGGCATACACATATTAGCTCTGAAAATCAGGTTAACTCCTGTGGTAGCGTGGTGAGGGTTACTGGTAAGCCTGATGAGCTTGCCTCGAAGCTGCAATTTAATAGAACGGACTATTTCGTCGTATGCAGCCATCAGCTCCACTATGATCATCAACTGATTCAGCTGGCACTGGCAGCACAATCTAGTTATATCGGCGTCATGGGCTCTCGTAAACGAATAAAGCAATTATTTGGTGAAGGAAAGCTTTCTGAAAATGTTTATGCTCCAATCGGGCTTTCGATAGATGCAGAGGGGCCATACGAAATTGCGTTAAGCATCGCTTCCGAGCTAGTTCAAGTAAGGGCTGCGCAGCGTGCGAAAGATAAGGAGGCGACTGGCGATGCAGGTGTCAGGCATTTACTTGGCGGCGGGCCTCAGCAGCAGGATGAAGCAGCCGAAGCTGCGGCTTCCTTTATCGCCGGGAGCTATGCTTGGCAGTCAGGCGCTTCATGCTCTATTAAATAGTGTCATCAAAAGCTGGATTGTCGTTCATCGCACCAACGATGAACTGGAGTGGCTAGACACTCCTGAACTGGAGCGGGCTTGCACCGCAGCACAACTGCACAAGCGAGAAAGCCCTTTGGCGGCGCGGGGAATGTCCTACTCGCTGCACAGCGGGTTTGAGGCGCTGCTTGCTCTACATCCACATACGGATGCCGTCCTTATCGCGTTAGCTGACCAGCCTTTTGTGACGGCAAGGATGGCAGAGCGTTTGATTGAGGCGCTGGAGCAGGATTCTGCGCTTGATTACGCGGCCTTCAGCGACGGAGCGGCGACGATGCCTCCGGCGCTGCTGCGAACAACGATGTTTTCCGCTTTGAAGGAGCTGGAGGGCGATCAAGGAGCAAGACGGCTCTTTGCTACAGGCAAGTATAAAGGGGAAATACTGGATTTAAACGGTGAGCCTGACTTTGCGCTTCATGATATTGACGACGAGGAGAGTTTGCTGGCTGCTATTGATTTATGGAACAGGAGGGAGAGCGATGGCCATGAATAAACAAACGAAGCCGGAGTCTCCCGTCGTATGGCAGGCAAGTGATGCTGCGGAAGCTTGCAGGCTCAAGCAGCAGCTTGGCGAGGATGGCGTTTTTGTTGCAGGCGGGACGCTGCTTCGTACGTGGTGGGAAGCGGGGACTGCCCGTATGCCTGGCCATTTAATCGATATAAGCGGAATGGCCAACATGCAGAAGCCGATTGTGCTTGTTTCAAGCAGCCATGATCGGCAAATTTGTCAGATCGGAGCGGCGGCGCTGCTGTCAGAGGTCAGAAATGATTCATATATAAGGACTCATTATTCACTGCTCACAACCGCGATAAAAAATATCGCTGCACCATCGATACGGAACCTGGCTACGCTAGGGGGCAATGTTCTCTCCCGGGTGGGCGACGCGCTTCCAGCGCTGCTTGTATATGAGGCTGTGCTCCTCTGGCATGATGGGCAAGGAGAATTTCAGCAGACGCTTGCACAATGGTTATTGGAAGCCCAGGTAAGTGCCGGGTGGAAAAATCGTCTGCTGCTCGCCATTATATTGCCGCCAGTTGATCTGCCGGAACAGGAGGGGTACAGCAGGTTGGACGTCTATCACAAGGTTGGCCGCCGCGAAGTGTTCACGCCGTCGATAGCGACTGTCGCCATAAGCGCCATTGTAAGCTCCGTGCAGCATATCGTGGATGTACGACTTGCAGCGGGCGGGGGGCAGACGGCGCCAAAGCGGCTTGAGCATACAGAACTGCTGCTTAAGGACGCCAAGCTTGATCGTTCGCTGCTCCATTCTTGTTATACGTCGGTCATGGAGCATTTTCATCCCATAGGCGACGTGTTCGCTTCGGAAAGCTATCGTAAGAAGACAGCAGCCAATCTGATTGTGTCGGAGCTGTGGAAAGCGATGCAGCCCAAAGCATAATAAGCTAGCTAGCTTAGCGTTCATATAGGAGAGGTGATAGCGATGCTGTTGAACCGTGAATCAAGTGGCAAACGGTGGCGAATCAGGCCGGATGGGCTGGGGAAGGTAACAGGCCGCCTTGCTTATTTGACAGATATGTCGGCAGCAGGCATGCTCTATGGCCGGGTTCTGCGCAGTCCGTATCCTCATGCTCTTATTCTCAGCATTTGTACCGAGAAGGCGCAGCAGCTTGAAGGTGTTCATGCCGTGCTGACCCATCTCGATGTGCCCGGTTTGAACCGCTATGGCATTGCCCATCAAGATCAGCCTGTTTTTTGTGAAAATAAAGTTCGGTATGTCGGCGATGCAGTGGCAGCTGTAGCCGCAGAGACGGCTGAGCTAGCCGAATATGCTCTTACTCTCATTGAGGTCGATTATGAACTGCTGCCGATCGTTGACGATGCCGAGCTGGCGCTTTTGCAGGATGCGCCGCTGCTTCATCCACAGGGCAATCTTCTTCACCGCAGCCAGTTTAATAGAGGGCAGCTAGGCAGCGGGTTCGCTGCGTGTACGCATATTGTAGAGGATACGTATTTCACGCCGAGGCAGATGCACACCTATATGGAAACCGAAGGCGGCTTGTTTGTGCCGGAGGAGGATGGGCGGTTGACGGTATATTCGCCTACTCAGCATGGGTTTATGGATCGTCTGCAATTATCGCGAATTACCGCGATGAAGCAGGAGCGAATCCGCATCGTCTCAAGCCCGATTGGCGGCTCCTTCGGCGGCAAGGATGAATTGAATGTACAGCCTTATGGCGCACTGCTGGCGCTCAAAACAAATCGCCCTGTCAAGCTTCATCATTCCAGATGGGAATCGGTTCGGGCGGGACTCAAACGTCATCCGATGAAAATTTCGATGAAAACCGGTACAGATGCCAGCGGCCACCTGCTTGCGCATCAAGTGCGGATTATCGCCGACACTGGCGCGTATGCGACGCTGGGAGCAGAGGTGCTTAACTTTGCCGTTGAGCATGTACTTGGACCATACCGCTACGATCACGTGAAAGTGGACGGTTATTCCGTCTATACGAACAACGGAATGTCTGGCGAGTTTCGCGGCTTTGGCGGAAACCAGGCGATTTTTGCACTGGAAGGGCAGCTTGACAGGCTTGCAGAGAAGCTTGGCATGGACCCTTGGGAGCTGCGGCGGATGAATATGCGTATGCCTGATGATCCGGGCCCGTTCGGCCAGCCGATCGTCGTTACCGAAGGTGCCATGCAGGTGTGGAATGCAGCTGAAGCGAGCGGCTTGTGGCAGGAAAGAGGGATGCCGAATCGAGAAGAGGAGCGCGAGCCGTGGATTAAGGTGGGTATTGGCTCAGCCTTCACCATGCACGGCGGCGGGCTAGGTGTAGGCATTCCCGATCCGGCAGGCGGCAGGCTCTTGTTGGCAGCCGATGGCTGTATTGAAGCGATATTCGGCTACGAGGAATTTGGGCAAGGCTTGCTTGCTACGCTTGCGCTGATGCTGATCGAGCAATTCGGATTGGCCGAATCCGATATCCGAATGATTATCGGGGATACCGATCTAGTGCCCGACAGCGGCTCTACGACAGCTTCAAGAGCGACCAGCATGATGTGGAAGACGCTGCAAAATCTGAAAGCGCCGTTTACTTCGCAATTGCTGGAGCGGGCGGCGGAGCTGCTGGGAAAATCAGCTGATAAGCTCGCAATGGGAGCGGGAGGCATTTATGAGACCGCAGGCGATTCCTTGCTGCTGACATATAAGGAGCTGGCTGAGGCAAAAGGAGAGCGGATAAGCTGCTCGACCGCCTTTCAGTTCCCGACATCAGATACCCCACGAACAGGAGCTCATTTTTTATATACGTATGCTGCGGTTGTTGTGAAGGTCGAGATTAATCAACTGACAGGACGAGTGAGGGTGCTTGACCAATACCATGCGGTAGCGGCAGGACCTGTCATGAACCCGCAAGGCTTTCTTGGGCAGATTGAAGGCGGCAGCAGCATGGCGCTTGGATTTGCGATTACGGAAGATGCGGTTATGCAGCAGGGACAATATATGACGAAAAATTTGGATACGTATTTAGTTCCAACGATTGTGGAGCATCGCGGTACGGTCAGTGTTGAGCCGATTGAGCATTTGCCGCATGGAGATAGCTTCGGTCCGCGCGGCATTGGTGAGGTAGGCTCGGTTACGCTTGCCCCGGCCATCGCCGCTGCTATTCATCAGGCGGTGGGCATTCGCGTGACGAAGCTGCCGATAGAGCCGGAGCTGCTGCAAAATGATTGTGCTTTTGCTTTTGCTGAAGAGGCGGTGAGCAAGCGATGAGCAAGCATGAAATGCTGGGAGCGCCGCGAGGCGCAGAGCAGTCGGAGCTAGCCTGCACCATCAATGGCGAGGAAATGAAGCTGGAAGTGGCGGGAGCAAGACGGCTGCTATCCGTACTGCGGGACGATTTAGCGCTTACGGGAACGAAGCGTTCCTGTGAAATTGGGCGCTGCGGCGCCTGCATGGTGCTGGTCGATGGCAAGCCGATCAATGCTTGCTTAACGATGGCCTACCAATGCGCGGGCAAGCAAATTACGACAATTGAAGGCATCGGTGCGGCTGATGGAGGCATGGACCCCGTACAGCGCGCTTTTCTCGAAGAGGGAGGCTTTCAATGCGGCTACTGCACGCCTGGCATGATTATTTCGGTTAAGGCGCTGCTGGATCGAAGTCCTGACCCAAGTGAAGAAGAAGTGGAAGAAGCACTATCAGGCAATATTTGCCGATGCACCGGCTACGGAGGTATTAAACGGGCCGCCCAGCGGGCGATAGAATGGAGGAGGGAAGCGCCATGAAATTGGACTTGTTAAATACGTTGAGCCGTGAGGCATTTACGGAAGCGCTTGGCGCTATTTTTGAACATTCGCCTTGGGTGGCGGAACGGGCATGGGAGAATAAGCCGTTCAGCTCGGTTGAACAGCTGCATGAGAGCATGGTAAATGCGGCATATACGGCGGGAGAGGAGCGGGTGCTTGTGCTTATTCGCGAGCATCCCGATCTGGCAACTCGAATCAGCATTGGTGAATATTCCACCAGAGAGCAGCAGGGGGCGGGACTTAGCCAATTGACGCCTGAGGATTATGAGCAGTTTGCAGCGATGAACCGCCAGTATACGGAGAAGTTTGGCTTTCCATTTATTTTAGCGGTACGTGGCAAAAGCAAAGCAGACATCAAGGAAGCGATGGCGGCGCGCATCGAAAACAGTCTTCGGGAGGAACTAGAGGAGGCAAAATGGCAAATTGCCCGTATCACCGCCTTGCGCCTCAACGATTTAATAGAGCAGTAGAACGTACAAGTTTATACCAAAATGGATATAGAGCAAAGGGAGAGGGTAAACATGTTGAAACTTCACAGCGGACGTACACTTTATTATGGCAAAGGGGATGTACTGACTTACCGCACCTATGCAGCTCCACTTGCGGTGAAGACCATTCCAGAATCGGCTTTTACTGGTGATACAAACGTGATTTTCGCCCATAATATTACATTTGCAGTAAGTGGCGAGACGCTGCTGACCTCCTTCTCCAAAGGTGACAATACGCAGGTCGTAGCGACGGATTCAATGAAAAATTTTATTTTGCGGCAAACGGCCGACTTTGAGGGGAGCACGACAGAAGGGCTGCTTGCGTTCATCAGCAAGCAATTTCTTAGCCGTTATCCGCATATTGACGCCATTGAGCTGAGTGCAGACCGCATTCCATTCCATATGCTTGAAGTGGCAGATGGCAGTGACGGACTGGTGGATAGCTCGCTTGTTTACCGCCGTTCCCATAATGATCATGCGAGCGCCTCGATGAAGCTCGTCCGTGACGGCGAAGAGGGAGCGACCGTTATAGTGGAGCATGAGTGCGCTATTACTGATTTGCAGCTTATTAAAGTTAGCGGCAGCTCATTCTTTGGATTTGTCCGCGACGAATATACGACACTGCCGGAAAGCTATGATCGGCCATTATTTATCTTTCTAAATATATTTTGGACCTATGGAGATGTTGAACATGCCGTAGAAGTGGGCTCAAGGCAATACGTAGCAGCCGAGCATATCCGGGATATTACCCATAATGTGTTTCACGAATATAAAACCCCATCGATTCAATATTTAATTTATCAAGTCGGCTTGCGTATTTTGACCCGTTTTCCGCAATTGGCGGAGGTGCGGTTTGAGTCGAATAACCGGACATGGGAAACGGTGGTTGACCATACGGAGGAGGATGCAGCCGCTGTCTATACCGAACCGCGCCCGCCATTCGGCTTCCAAGGCTTTACGCTTACCCGCGAGGATTTGGCAAATGAGGAAGCTTCCTCATGAGCGGCAAAATAACGACGCATGTGCTCGACATTTCCACGGGAAAGGCTGCCGCAGGGATGGAGCTGGAGCTGTGGCAGTTGAGTGAGGAAACGGGGGAACGGCTGCTGCTTCAATCGGCTGCGACGAATGGAGACGGACGGCTGGAGGCTCCGCTGCTTGCTGGCGAGTTTATGAAGCCGGGCGTCTACGAGCTTGTGTTTGATGCCGGAAGCTTTTTGTCACGCGATAGTGGCACGGCGCAGGCATCGTCGATTGAATTTATTTTCCAGCAAATACCGATTCGTTTTCGCGTTAACGATGCGCAGGCGCATTATCATATTCCGCTGCTTGTTGCGCCGGGCGGCTACAGCACTTATCGCGGTACTTAGAATAGAGAGGTAGACAGATAGGCTTGGTTTATGGGGGAAAAGGGGTGGATAGGCATGGCTTCCTACTATGATTGCATCGTTATGAATGGTTTTGTTGTTTTGACTGGTGAAGTGAAAAAGCTGGATATAGGCATTCGCGATGGCCGCATTGCTGCCTTGGAGCAGTCACTCGCAGGTGCCGAGGCCGGCTCCCGAATCGATGCGGAGGGACAGTATGTGCTGCCCGGCATGGTCGATATTCACGTGCATTTCAATGAACCGAATTTGGGGCATTGGGAAGGCTTTGCGAGCGGGTCAGCCGCACTAGCTGCCGGAGGAGCGACCTGTTACGTAGATATGCCGCTCAATGGCAATCCTCCGACTGTAACGACAGAGGCGCTTGCGCTGAAAGCAGGCCAGGCAGAAGGCAGCTCGGCTGTTGATTATACGTTCTGGGGCGGACTCGTCCCAGGAAAGCTGGAGGAGCTTGCTCCTATGTTCGAAGCGGGCATCGTCGGCTTTAAAGCGTTTATGTCCAATCCCGGCGGCGAAGGAGAAGGACGTTTTCGCGAGGTGGATGACTGGACCCTGTACGAGGGGATGAAAAAAATCGCCGAGCTTGGCGGCTTTGTCGCCCTGCATGCCGAGAGCGACGCCATGACGTCCCAACTCGCTGATGCCGCCCTTGCAGCCGGGCGCTTTGATGCTGAGGCATTCGCAGCCTCGCGGCCGATTATTGCCGAGCTGGAGGCGGTAAATAAGGCGCTGCTGTTCGCGGAGCAGACGGGCTGCCAAGTACATTTTGTTCATATAAGCAGCTATGACGCGGTGGAGCTGATTGATCGCGCGAAGCAGCGCGGCTTGCCCGTGACGGTGGAAACCTGCCCGCATTATTTGCTGCTGACGCAGAAGGACATGACGGCGCTTGGAGCGGTTGCCAAATGCGCGCCTCCACTGCGCGGCGAGGAGCAGCGCGAGGGACTGTGGCGAATGATTGGCGAAGGCAAGCTGGATGTTATCGCTTCAGACCATTCGCCATGTCCGACTTCGATGAAGCTGGATGCTGCTAAAACGTTTTTCGAGGCATGGGGAGGCATATCTGGCGCACAAAGCAGCATGGAGCTGGTGCTTGGTGAAGGGTGGATCAAGCGTGGGCTGTCGCTGCCATTGCTAGCCTCGCTGCTGTCAGCAGGACCTGCTCAGCGCTTCGGGCTTTATCCGCGCAAGGGAGCTATTGCAGTCGGCTCGGATGCTGACCTGGCTATAGTTGACCCTAATGCGGCCTATGAGCTGCTGGAGGAAAATTTATTTTATCGGCACAAGCATAGCCCTTATGTGGGGAAAGAGATGGCCTGCCGAGTCGTGGCAACACTCGTTCGAGGAACCGTTGTCTATTCGTTTGACGGCGGTTTGGCAAGGACTGCATCGGGTAAATCGCTGCTTCCGCTTGAGGTCGGGTCGGAAAAGGGCATGATGAAGGGGAGCGTTTGAGATGACAATGACTAGCAAACTGCAGCTCGCCGCCTTTGTCCCTAAGCTGCTGGAGGAATTGTCCCAGTTCGGCGCTGATCCACGTGGTGGTGTGACAAGGCTGCTTTATACGGCTGAATGGCTGGAGGCGCAGCAATATTTAGCCCAGCAAATGAGAGAATTGGGCATGGACGTTTATTTTGACCGGGTAGGCAATTTGTTTGGCCGGCTGCAAGGCAGTTCAGGAGAAGGACCCGTTGTTATGACGGGCTCCCACATCGATACGGTGCAATCAGGCGGATATTATGATGGGGCTTATGGTGTCGCTGCTGGGATTACCGCTTTGGCGCATTTGAAGGAAGCTTATGGGCAGCCTGTAAAGACGCTTGAGGTAGTCTCTCTCTGTGAAGAGGAAGGCAGCCGTTTTCCGCTTACGTATTGGGGATCGGGCAATATGACCGGGCTGTATGATACAGAGCAGGACGCGGAGCGCTATGATGCTGCAGGAATTAGCCTGCAAGCGGCGATGCTCGCCTGCGGCTTTGGCAAACCGGAGCAGCGTGACCCCCGCAGATCGGATATTGCAGCGTTTGTAGAACTGCATATTGAGCAAGGACCTGTTTTGGAACAGCGGCAGCTCAGTGTTGGCATTGTCGAGGCTATCGTTGGGCAGCATCGTTATACGGTAACGGTGGGAGGAACAGCCAATCATGCCGGGACGACGCCAATGCCGCTGCGCCGCGATGCACTGGCTGGAGCAGCTGCGATGATCGTGCAGCTGGAGACGGCAGCGATTTTAACCGGCTCTCCGCTCGTTGCTACGATTGGGAAGCTGACGACAACGCCAAATACGCCGAATGTCATTCCCGGCTTCGTAAGCTTTACGGTCGATGTTCGCCATATTGATGAGACAGCCATTCAACAATTTTGCCAAACCGTTTTTAAGCAGTTTGAAGAAATTGCTGGCGAACGGGAGCTGTATGTGACGATTGATCAATGGATGGAGGCAGCACCTGCTCCAATGGATCGGCAATTGCGTGACCGGCTGTCACGAATTGCTGAGCAAATGTCTCTGCCTTATACGGTTATGCCGAGCGGAGCGGGGCATGACGCCCAGCTGCTGTCAGGCGTGTGTCCTACAGCGATGTTATTCGTTCCCAGCCGCGGCGGCATCAGCCATTCGCCAGACGAATATACATCGCCGGAGCAATTGGTAGATGGGACGGCGATATTGTCAGCATTGTTGTATGAGCTTGCATACGAGGAGAAATGATGATGAAGAGCTACCGAGAACTGTCGCCTTCCCCCCGCACGATTATGACGCCCGGCCCTGTTGAGGTTGACCCGCGTGTGCTTCGTGCGTTATCTTATCCTATACTGGGTCAATTTGACCCCGAGTTTACGGCGCTTATGAATGATACGATGGAAATGCTGCGCAGCTTGTTCCAAACGGACAATCGCTGGGCTTATCCGATAGATGGAACGTCGCGTTCAGGCATTGAAGCGGTACTTAACAGCTTAATAGAGCCGGGCGACAAAGTGCTGGTTCCGATTTATGGCCGTTTCGGCAATCTGCTTTATGAAATTGCCGAGCGCTGCGGCGCAGAGGTTGTGGCGCTGGATAAGGAATGGGGCGAAGTTTTTGAGCCGGATGAAGTCATCGCCGCAATGAAGCATGAACGTCCGGCGCTTTTGCTTATGGTTCACGGGGAAACGTCCACAGGCCGGATGCAGCCTTTGGAGGCGATTGGCAAAGCATGCAGGGAGCAAGACATTCTGTTTGTCGTTGATGCCGTTGCGACCATCGGCGGCGTTTCCGTTGAGACGGACGCCTGGTGTATGGATGCCGTTATAGGCGGTACGCAAAAATGCTTGTCCGTTCCATCGGGCATGGCCCCGATTACTTATAACGACAGGGCGGAGCGGAAAATCGCTGCCCGCAAAAAGGTCGAGCGAGGCCTGCTCGCCCCTGGAGATGCTGTCAGCGGCAATCGCCGTCCGGCTATTCAGAGCAACTATCTGGATTTGAGCCAGCTACAGGATTATTGGGGGCCAGCAAGACTCAATCATCATACGGAGATGACTTCGATGCTGTATGGCTTGCGCGAAGGGCTGCGAATTTTGCTCGCTGAAGGGCTTGAGGAGCGATTCGCTAGACATCGCAGGCATGAAGCTGCGCTAATGGCAGGGCTTGCAGCAATGGGATTAACCTTGTATGGAAATCCAGCCTGCAAGCTTCCGGTTGTTACTTGCGTGATGATCCCAGAGGGCATTGACGGAGAAGCGGTTCGCAGCATGCTGCTAAGCAGCTTTGGCATCGAAATCGCCAGCTCGTTCGGAGTGTTAAAAGGGAGAATCTGGCGCATTGGCACGATGGGCTACAGCTGCAGCCAGAAAAATGTGCTGCATGTGCTCGGTGCACTTGAAGCGGTGCTGATTCGGCATGGCGCAGTTGTGCCAGCTGGAGAGGGCTTGCAGGCGGCACTAGCTGTGTATGATGTGTATGATCGTTAAACTTACGCTATTTTGTACCGCCGCCCGGGTTTTCCTGGAAATATAGGAAAGTATACGATTTCGCCATACTTTCTCTATATTTCTCGGACTGAAACGCGCCACGCCGCCAGAAGACGGCTTTCGGCCGTTTAACCTGGTTCGGCGGTTTGCTATATCTTTAGCTAGTATTTTAAATTTAAAGGAGTGCTTACGATGAAAGATGTAGTGGTACGGGAGCAATTGAAAAAACTGCCCAAAATCGATTTGCACTTGCATTTGGATGGCAGCGTGTTGCCGAGTACGCTGCGCGAGCTGGCAAAGGAGCAAGGCAAGGAGCTGCCCGTTGAGGCAGGCAGCGACCTTACTCCATGGATGCTTGCAGATGAGAGCTGCAATAGCTTAAAAGAATATTTGAGCAAATTTGCTTTTGTCGAGCCATATTTGCAAACGCCAGAGGCGCTGGAGCGCGTAGCTTATGAAGTGGTTGAGCAATCGGCGGAACAAGGCTGCCGTTATATCGAGGTGCGATTTGCACCGCTGCTGCATATTAAAGGAGGTTTGTCTCTGGAGGAGGCGATGCGCCACACCATTCATGGCTTGCGGCGTGGAGAACGGGATTTCGGCGTAAAAGCGCGGGGAATCGCCATCTGCCTGCGCCATGACGCTTATGAGCGCAATGAACAGGTCATACTGGCGGCCGCCAAGCTGCAAGGCGATGGAATCGCAGCGGTAGATTTGGCTGGTGATGAAGCATCCTTCCCGCCAGAGCTGCATCGTTCCTTATTTAATCTCGCAGCGAGCAAGGGGCTGCCGATTACAATTCACGCTGGGGAAGCGGGCGGCGCGCAAAATGTGCAGGAAGCGATTGAGAGCCTTGGAGCCACCCGTATCGGCCATGGCGTGCGCATTACGGAAAATCCTGCTATTATGGAAATGGTACGCCGTACAGGCACGCCGCTGGAGCTATGCCCGCTGAGCAACATACAGACAAAGGCGGTTAGCGGATGGGACGCTTATCCGATTAAAGCCTTTCTGGCAGCAGGCATTCAGGCGACCATTAATACGGATAATCTGACGGTTTCGGGTACGACGATTGGTTTGGAATATGAGCTGTTGATGCAAAAATGCGGCGTGACACTGGAGGAAATCGGCAGGCTGATTTTGAACAGCGCCCATGCGGCCTTTTTGGAGCAGGATGAAAAACGGCAGCTGATTGCCGACATAGAACAGGGGCTTGCAGCTGCGGGAGTGAAGCCTGCCGTATAAGGAGAGTCCCTGATTCGGAAACAATGGAGGAAATGACGTATGCGAACCATTTTAGCCGTAATTGGGGATTATTATCATCCTGCGGAGGCCATTGCCGAGGGCTTGCAGCAAAGCTTAGCGCCATTAATGGCGTCGGGGGACATCGAGCTCAGCTATACAACGGTCAAATATTTGGCGGAGGAGCTGGCAGCAAAGCCGGATGCGGTCATTTTGTACAAAGATAATAATATGAATCCCGCTGATGAACAGGTACAGCAATGGCTCGGCGAGGAGACAGAGCAGGCGATATTGGGGTATGTCAGGGCTGGTGGAGGCTGGTTCGCTTGGCATTCCGGGCTTGCATCGTATCCGGCAGAGGGTGGCTACGTGCAGATGACGCGGGGTTATTTTCAGCATCATCCCGAGCAGAAGCTTGTGCGTTCTTTAACGGTTGAGCCTGCTGGGCGTTCCGGCGAGGAGCATGTGAATATAGCGGCAGATCTGGCGTTTGAAACGGTCGATGAGCATTATTTTGTACACTGTGAAGAAGCATTAACGACGGTATTTATGCGCACGTATTCCGAGGATGGGCAGTCGATTGGCGGCTGGTCCCATGCCTACGGAGAAGGCCGCGTATGTTGCTTGACGCCTGCGCATAATCGCGAAAGCCTGCTGCATCCGGTGCTGGGCGAGCTGGTGAATGCCTGTGTGCAGTGGTGCGCGCGGATGGCGTAGCTTTGACGCCAAAGGATGGCGCCAGCCGTTTCACCTTGAAATATAGGAAAGGACATGATGTTTTCATCCTTTCTCTATATTTCTCGGACTGAAACGCGCTGCGCCGCCAAAGGACGGCGAAAGCCGTTTCACCTTGTACGATCATTTTGGCTTTATATATGCTTGAAAAGCGCGGTTCCTGCAAATGATAGAGGAACTGCGCTTTTGTCTGCTATAATAAGATCATAAGCATTACGATTAGAGGGTGGTGGGTTCGAATGGATAAAGTGATAGATGAGCAATGTGACGACACATGTATAGGGACGAAGCAGGAGGGTGCAGATCTGCTTACCGCAAAGGTTGAGGAGCAGACGGCCATTGATTTGGCTGAAATGTTCAAAGCGCTAGGCGACCCGACGCGGGTTAAAATGATTTATGCGCTGCTTTCGCAAGAGCTGTGCGTGCATGATTTATGCGTCGTGCTGGATATGGCACAGTCGGCTATTTCACATCAATTGCGTTATTTGCGCAATGTGCGCATCGTAAAGCGCCGCAAAGTCGGGAAAACCGTCTATTATTCGCTTGACGATGATCATGTAAAGGAAATTTTCATCCAGACACTGCAGCATTTGCATCACAGCTAAGTGCTGCGTCCAGATAAGGAGAGGATCTAGACGTGACAGAAATGCCGCCAATTATTATACAGGCTAGCGAGGAACATATTGCGGACGCTGTCGCTTTTGCAGCGCTAGTCCGCGAAGAGGTCATGCCAATGTTTGCGGCAAATGGTTTGTCGCCCGATCTCGTGAATTTCTCGGAGCATTATTTGCATCAAGCGGGAGCTGGTTTTTTTCTG
This genomic window contains:
- a CDS encoding ThuA domain-containing protein, whose product is MRTILAVIGDYYHPAEAIAEGLQQSLAPLMASGDIELSYTTVKYLAEELAAKPDAVILYKDNNMNPADEQVQQWLGEETEQAILGYVRAGGGWFAWHSGLASYPAEGGYVQMTRGYFQHHPEQKLVRSLTVEPAGRSGEEHVNIAADLAFETVDEHYFVHCEEALTTVFMRTYSEDGQSIGGWSHAYGEGRVCCLTPAHNRESLLHPVLGELVNACVQWCARMA
- a CDS encoding allantoinase, which gives rise to MASYYDCIVMNGFVVLTGEVKKLDIGIRDGRIAALEQSLAGAEAGSRIDAEGQYVLPGMVDIHVHFNEPNLGHWEGFASGSAALAAGGATCYVDMPLNGNPPTVTTEALALKAGQAEGSSAVDYTFWGGLVPGKLEELAPMFEAGIVGFKAFMSNPGGEGEGRFREVDDWTLYEGMKKIAELGGFVALHAESDAMTSQLADAALAAGRFDAEAFAASRPIIAELEAVNKALLFAEQTGCQVHFVHISSYDAVELIDRAKQRGLPVTVETCPHYLLLTQKDMTALGAVAKCAPPLRGEEQREGLWRMIGEGKLDVIASDHSPCPTSMKLDAAKTFFEAWGGISGAQSSMELVLGEGWIKRGLSLPLLASLLSAGPAQRFGLYPRKGAIAVGSDADLAIVDPNAAYELLEENLFYRHKHSPYVGKEMACRVVATLVRGTVVYSFDGGLARTASGKSLLPLEVGSEKGMMKGSV
- a CDS encoding alanine--glyoxylate aminotransferase family protein, producing the protein MKSYRELSPSPRTIMTPGPVEVDPRVLRALSYPILGQFDPEFTALMNDTMEMLRSLFQTDNRWAYPIDGTSRSGIEAVLNSLIEPGDKVLVPIYGRFGNLLYEIAERCGAEVVALDKEWGEVFEPDEVIAAMKHERPALLLMVHGETSTGRMQPLEAIGKACREQDILFVVDAVATIGGVSVETDAWCMDAVIGGTQKCLSVPSGMAPITYNDRAERKIAARKKVERGLLAPGDAVSGNRRPAIQSNYLDLSQLQDYWGPARLNHHTEMTSMLYGLREGLRILLAEGLEERFARHRRHEAALMAGLAAMGLTLYGNPACKLPVVTCVMIPEGIDGEAVRSMLLSSFGIEIASSFGVLKGRIWRIGTMGYSCSQKNVLHVLGALEAVLIRHGAVVPAGEGLQAALAVYDVYDR
- the add gene encoding adenosine deaminase — encoded protein: MKDVVVREQLKKLPKIDLHLHLDGSVLPSTLRELAKEQGKELPVEAGSDLTPWMLADESCNSLKEYLSKFAFVEPYLQTPEALERVAYEVVEQSAEQGCRYIEVRFAPLLHIKGGLSLEEAMRHTIHGLRRGERDFGVKARGIAICLRHDAYERNEQVILAAAKLQGDGIAAVDLAGDEASFPPELHRSLFNLAASKGLPITIHAGEAGGAQNVQEAIESLGATRIGHGVRITENPAIMEMVRRTGTPLELCPLSNIQTKAVSGWDAYPIKAFLAAGIQATINTDNLTVSGTTIGLEYELLMQKCGVTLEEIGRLILNSAHAAFLEQDEKRQLIADIEQGLAAAGVKPAV
- the allC gene encoding allantoate deiminase produces the protein MTMTSKLQLAAFVPKLLEELSQFGADPRGGVTRLLYTAEWLEAQQYLAQQMRELGMDVYFDRVGNLFGRLQGSSGEGPVVMTGSHIDTVQSGGYYDGAYGVAAGITALAHLKEAYGQPVKTLEVVSLCEEEGSRFPLTYWGSGNMTGLYDTEQDAERYDAAGISLQAAMLACGFGKPEQRDPRRSDIAAFVELHIEQGPVLEQRQLSVGIVEAIVGQHRYTVTVGGTANHAGTTPMPLRRDALAGAAAMIVQLETAAILTGSPLVATIGKLTTTPNTPNVIPGFVSFTVDVRHIDETAIQQFCQTVFKQFEEIAGERELYVTIDQWMEAAPAPMDRQLRDRLSRIAEQMSLPYTVMPSGAGHDAQLLSGVCPTAMLFVPSRGGISHSPDEYTSPEQLVDGTAILSALLYELAYEEK
- a CDS encoding metalloregulator ArsR/SmtB family transcription factor produces the protein MDKVIDEQCDDTCIGTKQEGADLLTAKVEEQTAIDLAEMFKALGDPTRVKMIYALLSQELCVHDLCVVLDMAQSAISHQLRYLRNVRIVKRRKVGKTVYYSLDDDHVKEIFIQTLQHLHHS